The Trichocoleus sp. FACHB-46 genome includes a window with the following:
- a CDS encoding GNAT family N-acetyltransferase, with translation MNFLPQSTERLVLRRFTDLDLDRFFSYRQDSQVAQFQSWSMLPYREAQSFIEEMQIAAMGIPGEWFQIAIAHKQSNLLLGDIGMQIYTENPAIVEIGFTLAREEQGKGYAQEAVQALVCSIFELGYINQIVGITDMRNEPSINLLRRLGMNLVQSDEVEFKGELCIEQTFELRRENWLLHKAG, from the coding sequence GTGAATTTTCTTCCCCAATCAACTGAACGGCTGGTTCTGCGTCGGTTTACAGATCTTGATCTAGATAGATTTTTTTCCTACCGCCAAGATTCTCAAGTCGCTCAATTCCAAAGTTGGTCGATGTTACCTTATCGTGAAGCGCAATCCTTCATTGAGGAAATGCAAATAGCAGCGATGGGGATACCAGGTGAATGGTTTCAAATTGCGATCGCCCACAAGCAATCCAACTTGCTCCTGGGTGACATTGGAATGCAGATTTACACTGAGAATCCGGCAATCGTAGAAATTGGATTTACTTTGGCTCGTGAAGAGCAAGGTAAAGGATATGCACAAGAAGCTGTTCAAGCTCTGGTTTGTTCAATATTTGAACTTGGATACATCAACCAGATCGTCGGAATAACTGATATGCGAAATGAACCGTCTATTAATTTGCTGAGGCGCTTGGGAATGAATTTAGTGCAATCAGATGAGGTGGAGTTCAAGGGTGAATTGTGTATTGAGCAAACATTCGAGTTGAGAAGAGAGAATTGGTTATTGCACAAAGCAGGCTAA